A portion of the Ferrimonas lipolytica genome contains these proteins:
- a CDS encoding RHS repeat protein, translating into MKRHWMSTCVQTFGIGCVFISFCSFANIDREGDIAPPLQTKDFGHNFIEENNINPTIKSLTSDLFGDTLDLSTGNLAFSHDDLSIPGNFDIPVGIIRKLSDPDSWHRETLEFGNWSLSLPHIRSTYILDKNGNADQAYWNRGKACTLPLNSNPNYNVYIGGGANQSSQPYVVSKKAYWNGDTVSIPQQGSVKLTTKKGDSTYQRYNNKNWKVECFSGEDGNEGFKITTNNGLTYFLEKERRIKSFRKYTAASVSTGQTCTTNCAPVTLPSNTGYIDPKLLFDQISIFLLPSKIIDRFDNEVRFTYGENGLIEQISTSDGRHISFVSSQGRIAEIRANGKVWHYNYQGNEKTYLLESVTRPDGKSWHFDYSDWSEDTVFGDIYNDGHIDWGVPGTRCLADRIDRPYLLMAHPDGVVGNFKVVEHCHNQSEVPKLRRIDYNQSGPAIETYHIQPFSRLFSLSKKSLTLNDGSSYEWQYEYSASKWAFKNDPLTEHHRLNGALDGVETAHLKSTKVIQPDGSETVSYFDRRYASAGNKLHEELFDSFGVLRERHNYTYINGPDHGDNGLEAFINGASQDPLSAEDARTTNPHNQLITKQVVYTFSEAGAFQDSYTKKWYEFNVYDEPERFEESNSFSNNKRFIKNGFHHDLLNHVLNLPTFLDVSTNGNDWQRYSLKTYHTAVGPYKTQLKDTYSVRKLISTNSEYHTDGNLKKTRYTDTNRYEIFENYYRGKARKITMPCGTVNGCNNANGSSTNTIIANLKINDDGTTASVTDFIGNTVEYRYNSIGWLTDIIPADTQWAPTSIDYQRVTSHGDGQGFSPVFAGDTKQVITTGTHIKVNYLDGLLRPVFTKETEGVTSRYVRTEYDYKNQPTFQSWPYRTSVTPHGTSTEYDYHGRAIEVVRTADKAKTNTTILAGNRAATTDPLGNTTTSTYLAYGSPNHKYPIKIEDPIGGITSLSYNALGQVTQISQGGFTEERHYDQYAQLCRIKRPDTGITEFGHNAQRQLAWKANGLVSPSSICGVSLPSRRATMSYDNLGRLAAEKHPDDSQPRAYHYDENNNLTSLTTSDTQWSYQYNSRNLLEVESLTISGLEYPLSWAYNSRGHTKSVTYPSGLVIDFTPNELGQPTQAGSYATDAIYHPTGSLGSFVYGNGVQFIQRFDATNRPEALEHFNNDDIVNLTYEYDLADNLIGLTDVVTSANSLSGFDYDGLHRLKKVNGKWGSATLKYDSIGNLYEKNVGQERLTLHFNTTTNRLDRVSGSVIANYQHDDAGNVTNNTLFGMSYNHANQMLSADGNLYYYDGHGKRVKVTNRSGESSHSVYSRDGKLMFKTDLETGKTTDYIYLADQLVAKIDDSAAILEMPESISVPSFNNNGSFTVSWAAGLGASHYTLQQQLNGGSWETISLNTTATSQSLSGKATGAYRYRVSSCHDNNCSDYRFSSTFYVVHTPSYIAYALQTTTGSAGITWKAVNGASSYKLEHKLNGAWALIYAGTATSFTASLADGDYQFRVRACRDNVCGDAHQGATLKARTLTAPSSLTSPSKDTDGNFSVLWSDEIGAYYYQLQQQLNDGAWADVTNTKAQSHNITGKQTGKYRYRVRSCDSNKCTDYQYSSYTYVVHTPSTISYVEQTSSGNATIFWSVVPGATGYRLENYLNGSWKQIYSGSGTSYKATLADGKSKFRVNACKDSSCGNYRLGIPWLTATTPFVAFTVSPTSVSRIGDDTRVSWSASGADYCKLSSNFRTYTVAASGSQWVTAFNYPYSEFSMTCYWGSISKSSNSSVRVLHNPIGRHLF; encoded by the coding sequence ATGAAAAGACATTGGATGTCTACATGTGTTCAAACCTTTGGTATTGGTTGTGTTTTTATTTCATTTTGCTCGTTTGCCAACATTGATCGAGAGGGAGATATAGCACCGCCATTACAAACTAAAGATTTTGGCCATAACTTTATCGAAGAAAATAACATTAACCCCACTATCAAGTCATTAACATCCGACTTGTTTGGAGACACCCTTGATTTATCGACAGGGAACCTTGCCTTTTCTCATGATGACCTGTCAATTCCGGGAAATTTTGACATTCCAGTTGGTATTATCAGAAAGTTGTCTGACCCAGACTCATGGCATCGAGAAACACTAGAGTTTGGAAATTGGAGCTTAAGCCTTCCCCATATTCGCTCTACATATATTCTAGATAAGAACGGCAATGCCGATCAAGCTTATTGGAACCGAGGCAAAGCTTGTACGTTACCTTTGAACTCCAATCCAAACTATAACGTTTACATTGGAGGCGGTGCCAACCAAAGCTCTCAACCTTACGTGGTTTCAAAGAAAGCATACTGGAATGGGGATACCGTCTCAATCCCTCAACAGGGCTCGGTAAAACTTACAACTAAAAAAGGTGATTCGACTTACCAGCGATATAATAACAAAAACTGGAAAGTAGAGTGTTTTAGTGGAGAGGACGGTAATGAAGGGTTCAAAATTACCACTAATAATGGTCTAACCTACTTTCTCGAAAAAGAACGACGAATTAAATCCTTTAGAAAGTATACTGCGGCCTCAGTCAGCACCGGTCAAACCTGTACTACAAACTGTGCTCCTGTAACCCTTCCTTCCAATACCGGTTACATTGACCCTAAACTTCTCTTTGACCAAATTAGTATTTTTCTTCTGCCGTCAAAGATTATTGACCGATTCGACAATGAGGTACGCTTCACTTACGGCGAGAATGGTCTAATTGAACAGATATCGACTAGCGACGGTCGACATATTTCATTTGTGTCATCACAAGGACGAATTGCCGAAATTCGCGCAAATGGCAAAGTGTGGCACTACAACTATCAAGGTAATGAAAAAACTTATTTGCTTGAATCAGTAACACGTCCTGATGGCAAAAGTTGGCATTTTGACTATAGCGACTGGAGCGAAGATACCGTCTTTGGTGATATATACAACGACGGCCATATTGACTGGGGAGTTCCAGGTACCCGCTGCCTAGCTGATCGTATAGACCGACCTTATCTCTTGATGGCTCATCCTGATGGTGTAGTTGGCAATTTTAAAGTTGTTGAACACTGCCATAACCAAAGCGAAGTGCCGAAATTAAGGCGCATAGACTATAACCAGTCTGGCCCGGCAATTGAAACTTATCACATTCAACCATTCTCTCGTTTGTTCTCGCTATCCAAAAAATCATTAACCCTGAATGATGGCTCGTCTTACGAATGGCAGTACGAATACTCAGCCTCAAAGTGGGCTTTTAAGAACGATCCACTAACCGAACACCACCGCTTGAACGGCGCTCTCGATGGGGTCGAAACTGCCCATCTCAAATCTACCAAGGTTATTCAACCGGATGGCAGCGAAACTGTCAGCTATTTCGACCGACGTTATGCTTCGGCAGGAAATAAATTACATGAAGAATTATTCGACAGTTTTGGGGTGTTACGAGAGCGTCATAATTACACATATATAAATGGACCAGACCATGGTGATAATGGACTTGAGGCATTTATTAATGGTGCCAGTCAAGACCCATTATCTGCTGAGGATGCTCGAACAACAAATCCACACAATCAACTGATAACTAAACAAGTTGTCTATACATTCTCCGAAGCAGGAGCCTTTCAGGATAGTTATACTAAGAAGTGGTATGAATTTAATGTTTACGATGAGCCAGAGCGTTTTGAAGAGTCCAATTCCTTTTCAAATAACAAGCGATTTATAAAAAATGGATTTCACCATGATTTGCTAAATCATGTGCTCAACTTGCCCACATTCCTCGACGTATCGACAAACGGCAATGATTGGCAAAGATACTCATTAAAGACCTACCACACTGCCGTCGGGCCATACAAAACTCAGTTAAAAGATACTTATTCGGTAAGGAAACTAATTAGTACCAACAGCGAATACCACACTGATGGAAACCTTAAAAAAACTAGATATACAGATACAAATCGCTACGAGATTTTCGAAAACTATTATCGAGGTAAAGCACGCAAAATCACTATGCCCTGTGGTACCGTAAACGGCTGCAATAACGCTAATGGGAGTAGCACTAATACTATCATTGCGAATCTAAAAATTAATGATGATGGTACAACGGCAAGCGTTACCGATTTTATCGGCAATACAGTTGAGTATCGATACAATTCAATCGGCTGGTTAACAGATATTATTCCAGCAGACACTCAGTGGGCCCCAACCTCTATCGATTATCAACGTGTGACTTCACACGGCGATGGACAAGGTTTTTCACCAGTTTTCGCTGGCGACACTAAACAGGTAATTACCACGGGCACTCATATCAAAGTTAATTACCTTGACGGACTGTTGCGCCCAGTGTTTACCAAAGAAACTGAAGGAGTAACCAGTCGCTACGTTAGAACCGAATATGATTATAAAAACCAACCGACCTTCCAATCATGGCCGTATCGCACAAGCGTAACCCCACACGGCACTAGCACAGAATATGATTATCATGGACGCGCTATTGAAGTGGTTAGGACAGCAGATAAGGCTAAAACCAATACCACAATTTTAGCTGGAAACCGTGCTGCGACAACTGATCCACTCGGTAACACCACTACCTCCACTTACTTAGCGTATGGGTCGCCTAATCACAAGTACCCGATAAAAATTGAAGACCCGATAGGGGGAATCACATCTCTAAGCTACAACGCTCTAGGACAGGTTACTCAGATCAGTCAAGGCGGCTTCACCGAAGAGCGTCACTACGACCAATATGCTCAATTGTGCCGAATCAAGCGCCCCGATACTGGCATAACGGAGTTTGGCCATAACGCGCAGCGACAACTTGCATGGAAAGCTAACGGGCTAGTATCTCCAAGCAGCATCTGCGGTGTTAGTCTGCCAAGTCGGCGTGCAACTATGAGTTATGACAACCTTGGACGCTTGGCAGCAGAAAAACACCCTGATGATAGCCAGCCTCGAGCGTATCACTATGATGAGAACAACAACCTAACTAGCCTAACCACCTCGGATACTCAATGGAGTTACCAGTACAACAGCCGTAACCTTCTTGAGGTCGAATCCCTGACAATTAGCGGTCTAGAGTACCCTTTGAGCTGGGCATACAATTCACGAGGTCACACTAAGTCAGTAACCTACCCCAGTGGTTTAGTGATCGACTTTACCCCTAATGAGCTTGGTCAACCGACCCAAGCTGGCAGTTACGCCACCGATGCGATTTATCATCCAACAGGCTCGTTAGGCAGTTTCGTTTATGGTAATGGCGTGCAGTTTATCCAACGTTTTGACGCAACTAACCGTCCAGAGGCGCTTGAGCATTTCAATAATGACGACATCGTGAACCTCACGTATGAATATGATTTAGCTGATAACTTGATAGGTTTAACTGACGTGGTGACATCAGCGAATAGTCTATCAGGATTCGATTACGACGGTTTGCACCGATTAAAGAAGGTAAACGGGAAATGGGGGAGTGCAACCTTAAAGTACGACTCTATCGGCAACCTATACGAAAAAAATGTGGGTCAAGAAAGGCTAACGCTCCATTTTAATACCACTACCAATAGACTGGATCGTGTAAGCGGAAGCGTTATCGCTAATTATCAACATGATGATGCGGGGAACGTTACTAACAACACACTATTTGGGATGAGTTATAACCATGCCAACCAGATGCTCAGTGCGGATGGAAACCTTTATTATTATGACGGTCACGGTAAACGCGTAAAAGTGACGAATCGGAGCGGTGAAAGCAGCCACAGCGTCTATTCTCGAGACGGGAAACTGATGTTTAAAACCGATTTAGAGACTGGTAAAACAACCGATTACATTTATTTAGCTGACCAACTAGTAGCAAAAATCGACGATTCAGCCGCTATTCTGGAAATGCCAGAGAGCATATCTGTTCCATCTTTCAATAATAATGGTAGCTTTACCGTTAGCTGGGCGGCTGGGCTAGGTGCGTCACACTACACGCTTCAACAGCAACTCAATGGGGGCAGTTGGGAGACTATCTCATTGAACACAACTGCAACCTCGCAATCGCTCTCGGGCAAAGCAACTGGCGCTTATCGCTACCGAGTAAGCAGTTGTCACGACAACAACTGTAGTGACTATCGTTTCAGTAGTACTTTTTATGTTGTCCATACCCCTTCGTACATTGCATACGCTTTGCAAACGACTACCGGCAGTGCGGGTATTACTTGGAAAGCAGTTAACGGCGCAAGTAGCTATAAACTAGAGCATAAGTTAAACGGTGCATGGGCTCTAATCTACGCTGGTACCGCCACGAGTTTTACGGCGAGCTTGGCCGATGGTGACTATCAATTCAGAGTAAGAGCCTGCAGGGATAATGTTTGTGGCGATGCGCATCAAGGAGCGACTCTTAAGGCACGAACACTCACTGCACCAAGCTCTCTAACTTCACCATCAAAAGACACCGATGGAAATTTTAGCGTTTTATGGTCGGATGAAATTGGGGCTTATTATTACCAGTTACAGCAACAGCTTAATGATGGTGCTTGGGCCGATGTCACCAATACCAAAGCTCAATCACATAACATTACAGGAAAGCAAACCGGCAAGTACCGCTATCGGGTACGGAGCTGTGATAGTAACAAATGCACAGATTATCAATACAGCAGTTATACCTACGTAGTTCATACACCATCAACCATTAGCTATGTGGAACAAACCAGCTCGGGTAATGCAACTATATTCTGGAGCGTCGTTCCTGGAGCAACCGGCTATCGCTTAGAAAATTACCTAAACGGCTCTTGGAAGCAGATTTACAGTGGTTCAGGAACTAGTTACAAAGCCACTTTAGCTGACGGGAAGTCAAAGTTCCGTGTAAATGCATGCAAAGACAGCAGTTGCGGTAACTATCGACTAGGTATTCCTTGGTTAACGGCAACTACACCTTTTGTCGCCTTTACAGTATCTCCAACCTCGGTGAGTCGTATTGGTGATGATACTCGAGTGTCTTGGTCTGCCAGTGGAGCGGATTACTGCAAATTGAGTTCCAACTTTCGAACATACACTGTGGCGGCTTCTGGATCACAATGGGTAACCGCATTTAACTATCCTTATTCTGAGTTCTCTATGACTTGTTATTGGGGCTCCATAAGTAAATCTTCTAATTCCTCAGTACGCGTTCTGCACAATCCAATCGGGCGACACTTATTTTGA
- a CDS encoding bifunctional 2',3'-cyclic-nucleotide 2'-phosphodiesterase/3'-nucleotidase, which translates to MKRILSLAVLSAATLAGCSSQPQPNVTAQLRVLETSDIHANVMDYDYYKGKQDITIGLARTAAMLQAARTEVTNSVLIDNGDLIQGSPMGDYFAATHKDDNFDVHPTHKAMNTMDYTIGNIGNHEFNYGMAFLEQAIKGAQFPYINANVICNVDCGFGKNQGENLFTPYQIIATEIVDNNGDKQQLNIGYIGFVPPQIQLWDKQNLTTENGEQRVKVLGIVEAAQQFVPQMKAKGADIIIAIPHSGLGSSANPMDVEAENATYGIAKVAGIDAILFGHSHSVFPSQRFAAKAASHQLDLDKGTIAGVPAVMPGRWGDNLGQIDLTLSRINGQWQVTNSQAKVRSIYKKNEQGQKVAVAEVEHHHHRSAEIRTSVAAEHQATIAYVNAPLGQSSADMYSFLSLVQDDPTMQVVSNAQIAYAQKHLAPELAELPILSAVAPFKAGGRHSTLADADNYTQVAAGPLTVKSAADLYLYPNTIVALKVTGAEVQQWLECSVNQFNQVDPNSSKPQQLINWNGHRTFNFDVIDGVSYQVDLTEPSRYNAECEQVSDGNRIQELSYTDTNGNQIQGDALASKTFVIITNNYRAFGGSFAGTGNDYIAQEFPDMNRDAVASYIKAQQGKAVDPRADNNWSFKTINSNTTLDLRFETQDSDVAAQFINQNQQRPMTKVGQDELGFAVYRLDLQ; encoded by the coding sequence TTGAAACGTATCTTATCCCTCGCCGTGCTCAGTGCAGCAACCCTTGCAGGTTGCAGCAGCCAACCACAACCTAACGTTACTGCCCAACTTAGAGTATTGGAAACATCCGATATTCACGCCAACGTGATGGATTACGATTACTACAAAGGCAAACAAGACATCACCATCGGTTTGGCTCGCACCGCAGCAATGCTGCAAGCCGCTCGTACCGAAGTGACGAACTCGGTACTTATCGATAACGGCGACCTGATCCAAGGCTCGCCAATGGGTGATTACTTTGCCGCTACCCATAAAGACGATAACTTTGATGTGCATCCAACACACAAAGCAATGAACACCATGGATTACACCATCGGTAACATCGGCAACCATGAATTTAACTATGGCATGGCGTTTCTGGAGCAAGCAATCAAAGGCGCGCAGTTCCCATACATCAATGCCAACGTTATCTGTAACGTCGACTGTGGCTTTGGTAAAAATCAGGGCGAGAACCTGTTTACCCCATACCAAATCATCGCCACCGAAATCGTCGATAACAACGGCGATAAGCAGCAGCTAAATATCGGTTACATCGGTTTTGTGCCACCGCAAATCCAGTTATGGGATAAACAGAACCTCACCACTGAAAACGGCGAACAGCGAGTTAAGGTGTTGGGTATCGTCGAAGCCGCACAACAATTTGTGCCGCAGATGAAAGCCAAAGGTGCTGACATCATTATCGCTATTCCACACTCTGGCTTGGGCAGCAGCGCCAACCCAATGGATGTAGAAGCAGAAAACGCCACCTACGGCATTGCTAAAGTAGCGGGCATCGACGCCATCTTGTTTGGCCACAGCCACTCAGTATTCCCAAGCCAACGCTTCGCGGCTAAAGCGGCAAGCCACCAGCTGGATCTAGACAAAGGCACCATCGCTGGCGTTCCAGCCGTTATGCCGGGTCGTTGGGGTGATAACCTTGGCCAAATTGATCTAACCTTAAGCCGTATTAATGGCCAATGGCAGGTTACCAACAGCCAAGCCAAGGTTCGCTCTATCTACAAAAAGAACGAGCAAGGCCAAAAGGTTGCCGTAGCAGAGGTAGAGCATCACCACCATCGCAGTGCTGAGATCCGCACCAGTGTAGCGGCTGAACACCAAGCAACCATCGCTTACGTTAATGCTCCACTGGGACAATCCAGCGCCGACATGTACAGCTTCTTGTCATTGGTACAGGACGACCCAACCATGCAGGTTGTGTCCAACGCCCAGATCGCATACGCCCAGAAGCATCTCGCTCCTGAGTTGGCCGAGCTGCCAATCCTCTCTGCCGTTGCTCCGTTTAAGGCTGGTGGCCGTCATAGTACCCTTGCCGATGCTGACAACTACACCCAAGTCGCTGCTGGCCCGTTAACAGTTAAGAGCGCCGCCGATCTGTACCTCTACCCAAATACCATTGTGGCGTTAAAGGTAACCGGTGCCGAAGTACAACAGTGGTTAGAATGTTCAGTTAACCAGTTCAATCAGGTTGATCCGAACAGCAGCAAGCCACAACAGTTAATCAATTGGAACGGCCACCGTACCTTTAACTTCGACGTTATTGATGGTGTCAGCTACCAAGTGGACCTGACCGAACCAAGCCGCTATAACGCCGAATGTGAACAGGTGAGTGACGGAAATCGTATCCAAGAGCTGAGCTACACCGATACCAACGGTAACCAGATCCAGGGTGATGCCTTAGCCAGCAAGACCTTTGTGATCATCACCAACAACTACCGCGCCTTCGGCGGCAGCTTTGCCGGTACAGGTAATGATTACATCGCCCAAGAGTTTCCTGATATGAACCGCGATGCAGTGGCTAGCTACATCAAGGCACAGCAGGGTAAAGCGGTTGACCCTCGTGCTGATAACAACTGGTCGTTTAAAACCATCAACAGCAACACTACCTTGGATCTTCGCTTCGAAACCCAAGACAGTGATGTGGCGGCGCAGTTCATTAACCAGAACCAGCAGCGCCCAATGACCAAAGTCGGCCAAGATGAGCTTGGCTTCGCTGTTTATCGCCTCGACCTACAATAA
- a CDS encoding bifunctional 2',3'-cyclic-nucleotide 2'-phosphodiesterase/3'-nucleotidase: MKGTGVKKTLIASMVLSALMLTACSDDDKTSSPDATAKLRLLETSDIHANVMDHDYYQDKQDITIGLARTAAVVEAARDEVINSILVDNGDLLQGSPMGDYFAAEFKGKDFDVHPAHKAMNTMDYAVGNIGNHEFNYGLEFLENAIDGAAFPYISANVKCAVDNCFGDKKAGEHLFSPYLIQDKVITDSEGNTHTIKIGFIGFVPPQILLWDKQNLEGLVEAEDIFESAKALVPQMKAEGADIIVAIPHSGVGSSENPAEMGAENATYALTTIDGIDAILFGHSHSVFPSATFEGQAESHNMDLAKGTINNVAAVMPGRWGDNMGQIDLSLELRGETWQVVDTESKARPIYVQDEQGDKVAADEVVDNMDMVTHIHTTVADDHSATLAYVNAPIGYSDVDMFSFLTLVQDDPTVQIVSNAQIAYVADKISSDYADLPIITASAPFKAGGRRATAGDAASYVMVPAGDLSYKNAADLYLYPNTVVAVKATGAQIKDWLECSATQFNTIDPNSSAEQPLINWSFPTYNFDVIDGVNYKIDVTQQAKFEGTDCAAVQNENGRITELSYTNAAGDVISGTAFNEQEFVVASNNYRAFGGMFAGTGADYVIQEFPDANRDALAAYITAETEANGKVDPSIDANWDFVNIANPALNVVFETQDSDLAADFVSEYKQREMTFVKSDDDGFGFAIYKIDMTGPIAE, encoded by the coding sequence ATGAAAGGTACCGGTGTGAAAAAGACCCTAATTGCTTCAATGGTATTATCCGCGCTTATGCTTACCGCATGCAGCGATGATGACAAAACTTCATCACCAGACGCGACCGCTAAACTGCGCCTGCTAGAAACCTCCGACATCCACGCTAACGTGATGGATCACGATTACTATCAGGATAAGCAAGACATCACTATTGGCTTGGCTCGCACCGCTGCAGTAGTTGAGGCCGCTCGTGACGAAGTGATTAACAGCATTCTTGTTGATAATGGCGACTTGCTTCAAGGTTCTCCAATGGGTGACTACTTTGCCGCTGAATTTAAAGGCAAAGACTTTGATGTGCATCCGGCCCACAAAGCAATGAACACCATGGATTACGCCGTGGGCAACATCGGTAACCACGAGTTTAACTACGGTTTAGAGTTCTTAGAAAACGCCATCGATGGCGCAGCATTCCCTTACATCAGCGCCAACGTAAAGTGTGCTGTCGACAACTGTTTCGGTGACAAAAAAGCGGGTGAGCACCTGTTCTCTCCTTACCTGATCCAAGACAAGGTAATTACCGATAGCGAAGGCAACACCCACACTATCAAGATTGGTTTCATTGGCTTTGTACCACCGCAAATTCTGCTGTGGGACAAGCAGAACCTAGAAGGCTTAGTGGAAGCAGAAGATATTTTTGAGTCTGCTAAGGCACTGGTGCCACAAATGAAAGCGGAAGGCGCCGATATCATCGTTGCTATCCCGCATTCTGGTGTTGGTTCTTCTGAAAACCCAGCAGAAATGGGCGCTGAAAACGCAACCTACGCCTTAACCACTATTGATGGTATTGATGCCATCTTGTTTGGTCACTCTCATTCAGTATTCCCAAGCGCAACCTTCGAAGGCCAAGCTGAATCCCACAACATGGATCTTGCGAAAGGCACCATCAACAACGTTGCTGCCGTAATGCCAGGTCGTTGGGGTGACAACATGGGTCAAATCGATCTGTCTCTAGAGCTTCGTGGTGAAACTTGGCAAGTAGTAGATACTGAATCTAAAGCTCGCCCAATTTACGTTCAGGACGAGCAAGGCGATAAGGTTGCCGCTGACGAAGTAGTAGACAACATGGATATGGTAACCCACATCCACACTACCGTTGCTGATGACCACAGCGCTACCTTGGCTTACGTTAATGCCCCTATCGGCTACTCTGACGTCGACATGTTCAGCTTCCTAACGTTGGTACAGGATGATCCAACCGTACAAATCGTATCTAACGCCCAGATCGCTTACGTAGCGGATAAGATCAGCAGCGACTACGCTGATCTGCCTATCATTACCGCATCAGCACCGTTCAAAGCTGGTGGCCGTCGCGCTACTGCTGGTGATGCAGCATCATACGTAATGGTTCCGGCTGGCGACTTAAGCTACAAAAACGCAGCGGATCTCTACCTATACCCGAACACCGTAGTGGCAGTAAAAGCGACCGGTGCTCAGATTAAGGATTGGCTGGAATGTTCTGCCACTCAGTTCAACACCATTGATCCAAACAGCAGCGCTGAACAGCCGTTGATCAACTGGAGCTTCCCCACTTACAACTTTGATGTAATTGACGGCGTTAACTACAAAATTGACGTAACTCAACAAGCAAAGTTTGAAGGTACTGATTGTGCAGCGGTACAAAACGAAAATGGCCGAATCACAGAGTTAAGCTACACCAATGCCGCTGGTGACGTGATCTCTGGCACCGCCTTCAATGAGCAAGAGTTCGTTGTTGCTTCCAACAACTACCGTGCCTTTGGCGGTATGTTTGCTGGTACTGGCGCTGACTACGTGATTCAAGAATTCCCTGACGCTAACCGCGATGCTTTGGCGGCCTACATCACCGCAGAAACCGAAGCCAATGGCAAGGTTGACCCAAGCATCGACGCCAACTGGGACTTCGTCAACATCGCTAACCCTGCGCTTAACGTAGTTTTCGAAACTCAAGACAGCGACCTAGCTGCCGACTTTGTTAGCGAATACAAACAGCGTGAGATGACCTTCGTTAAGTCTGACGATGATGGCTTTGGTTTTGCCATCTACAAGATTGATATGACTGGCCCTATCGCTGAATAA
- a CDS encoding NAD-dependent epimerase/dehydratase family protein, which translates to MKILVTGSAGRVGRNIYIHLMRQYQVVGLDMMPCSTVDYIGDIRDPMLIKSSLKDVDVIVHAAALHAPHVGLRPDDDFIDINVRATEQLINMGIELGISRFVYTSTTALYGYASTPKDKAGWVTEQVVPQPRTIYHQSKLQAERLLQRISEKNSLPVTVLQMSRCFPEPADSMTIFRLNRGIDARDVASAHACAINSNTDGFRRYIISAKTPFCASDCGLLYSDADKVISKYLPELIAEFNLRGWVIPKKLDRVYDSSLAQKELGWEPRYDYKDVLELLDNNFAEVIPVTF; encoded by the coding sequence ATGAAAATCTTAGTGACGGGTTCTGCTGGTCGAGTTGGACGCAATATCTATATTCATTTGATGCGACAGTATCAGGTTGTGGGTTTAGATATGATGCCATGTTCAACGGTTGATTATATAGGTGACATCAGGGATCCAATGTTAATTAAGTCATCTCTTAAGGATGTAGATGTCATTGTACATGCCGCTGCATTGCATGCGCCACATGTTGGCTTGCGGCCTGATGATGATTTTATTGATATCAACGTTAGAGCGACTGAACAATTAATTAATATGGGGATTGAGCTGGGCATAAGCCGTTTTGTGTATACGAGCACAACCGCACTATATGGTTATGCTTCAACGCCGAAAGATAAAGCAGGCTGGGTAACAGAACAGGTTGTTCCACAACCAAGAACGATATACCATCAAAGTAAGCTTCAGGCTGAAAGGTTATTGCAACGAATTTCAGAAAAAAACTCGCTCCCAGTGACCGTATTACAGATGTCTCGTTGCTTTCCAGAACCCGCCGACTCTATGACCATCTTTAGATTAAATCGGGGGATTGATGCTCGCGATGTCGCCTCAGCGCATGCTTGTGCAATAAATAGCAACACTGACGGGTTCAGGCGTTACATTATTTCAGCTAAAACTCCGTTCTGTGCGTCGGACTGCGGCTTATTATACTCGGATGCGGATAAAGTGATCAGTAAATACTTACCTGAATTAATTGCTGAATTCAATTTGCGAGGATGGGTAATACCTAAGAAACTAGATCGTGTATATGACTCATCTTTAGCGCAGAAAGAATTAGGCTGGGAGCCTCGCTATGATTACAAAGATGTTTTAGAGCTTTTAGATAATAATTTTGCAGAGGTTATCCCTGTTACTTTTTAA
- a CDS encoding DMT family transporter produces the protein MLEIMVTIFIGLLGGIAVGTQAPIASAMSQRVGGAASSFIVHLGGLFASLILLVSKRGENIDQWRELPWYMLGCGAFGLVLYLSISHTMPKLGAVSAITLIIIGQLLAGVVIDYLGAFGSIPRGLDIYRVSGIALLFTGAYLVIK, from the coding sequence ATGCTGGAAATTATGGTCACAATATTTATAGGGCTATTGGGCGGTATTGCAGTTGGCACTCAAGCTCCTATAGCGAGTGCAATGTCACAACGTGTAGGCGGCGCAGCAAGTAGTTTCATTGTACATCTAGGCGGGTTATTCGCATCACTTATTCTGCTCGTGTCTAAACGAGGAGAAAATATAGACCAATGGCGTGAATTACCATGGTATATGCTTGGGTGCGGGGCATTTGGACTGGTATTGTATCTTTCTATAAGCCATACCATGCCAAAACTAGGCGCTGTTTCAGCGATCACACTGATCATAATTGGTCAACTACTTGCTGGGGTCGTTATTGATTACTTAGGTGCGTTTGGATCAATTCCTCGTGGATTAGATATCTACAGGGTTTCTGGCATCGCTTTATTATTTACAGGAGCTTACCTAGTTATTAAATAA